Proteins encoded within one genomic window of Phototrophicus methaneseepsis:
- a CDS encoding undecaprenyl-phosphate glucose phosphotransferase, which translates to MARDTSAYTAPDTILNPIAIKRTQRIKVWLAAIKILVDMTMLVLAFIVGYQAREVLPLFAIPEDPPDFERYGPTIVLQLVVVIFMFFVSQLYHQRRTYSRFDRLRALAGAVTIGSLIVYGMQEFIFRNTLQYVNYPRSMFTYVWLFSVLFVAIGREVFMVIQNRLRERRIISDNLLIIGTGRIARDILGKIKQKPSLGYTVVGVITSKDDHQGKMLGVEIVGDYDEIPEVIDKYYVDQVIIALPDAKRAELVDLVTRCQRGRVDIKVYPDIFAYMAGDLNVDELDGTPLLTVRDIALRGWKLSLKRGMDVFGAAVGLIFLSPLMLLTGLVVYLESKGPVFYTQMRMGLDGRPFPMIKFRSMRADADKLGDWTVENDPRVTHIGSFMRRTNWDEIPQLINVLLGHMSLVGPRPEQPQYVREFRERIPRYMERHREKAGMTGWAQIQGLRGDTSIAQRTRADLWYIENWSLWLDIKIVFWTIAQTLLRRNRNAY; encoded by the coding sequence ATGGCAAGAGATACGTCAGCCTACACCGCCCCTGATACCATCTTAAATCCGATTGCGATCAAACGAACGCAGCGTATTAAAGTCTGGCTGGCTGCGATTAAAATCCTCGTTGATATGACGATGCTTGTTCTTGCGTTCATTGTCGGCTATCAAGCTCGTGAGGTTTTGCCGCTTTTCGCCATTCCAGAAGATCCGCCAGATTTTGAGCGTTACGGGCCGACCATTGTCCTGCAACTGGTGGTGGTGATCTTCATGTTCTTTGTATCCCAGTTGTATCATCAGCGCCGCACATACAGCCGGTTTGATCGTCTGCGGGCTTTAGCCGGGGCTGTCACAATTGGCTCGCTCATCGTCTATGGTATGCAGGAGTTTATCTTCCGCAATACGCTCCAATATGTGAATTACCCACGCAGCATGTTTACGTATGTGTGGTTATTCAGCGTGTTGTTTGTCGCCATTGGGCGTGAAGTCTTCATGGTGATCCAGAACAGATTGCGGGAACGCCGGATTATCTCTGATAATCTCTTGATTATCGGCACCGGGCGTATCGCGCGGGATATTCTGGGTAAGATTAAGCAAAAGCCTTCCCTTGGCTATACCGTCGTCGGGGTGATCACCAGCAAAGACGATCATCAGGGTAAGATGCTCGGCGTAGAAATTGTGGGTGATTATGACGAGATACCGGAAGTCATCGACAAGTACTATGTTGATCAGGTGATTATCGCACTGCCGGATGCGAAGCGTGCTGAACTGGTTGACCTGGTGACGCGCTGCCAGCGTGGACGCGTTGATATTAAGGTCTATCCGGATATCTTCGCGTATATGGCTGGTGACCTGAACGTCGATGAGTTGGATGGGACGCCGCTGCTGACCGTGCGTGATATTGCTCTGCGCGGTTGGAAGCTGAGCCTCAAGCGCGGTATGGATGTGTTTGGGGCCGCAGTGGGTTTGATCTTCCTATCGCCGCTGATGCTGTTGACGGGGTTGGTTGTCTACCTGGAATCTAAAGGCCCTGTCTTTTATACGCAGATGCGAATGGGGTTAGATGGACGTCCATTCCCCATGATTAAATTCCGGTCGATGCGGGCAGACGCTGATAAGCTCGGTGATTGGACTGTCGAAAATGACCCGCGTGTGACGCATATCGGCTCTTTTATGCGCCGCACCAATTGGGATGAAATTCCGCAGCTTATCAATGTGCTGCTGGGTCATATGAGCCTCGTTGGCCCACGCCCAGAGCAACCCCAGTATGTGCGAGAATTCCGCGAGCGCATTCCTAGGTATATGGAGCGGCATCGCGAGAAGGCTGGTATGACGGGCTGGGCACAGATTCAGGGGCTGCGGGGCGATACATCGATTGCACAGCGCACACGTGCTGATCTCTGGTATATTGAAAATTGGTCTCTGTGGCTGGATATTAAGATCGTCTTCTGGACGATTGCCCAGACCTTGCTGCGCCGCAATCGCAACGCTTACTAA
- a CDS encoding NYN domain-containing protein, with product MAAYLIVDVDNLLQRFRLSGMSVDLQELAVGLRGAAALAAGLVSADRLKAIAVANWDNHKTTSSGVDPQLIFRVAGYDVFDVKLRESLADVLIIHYFSYDPEPIDELILATTSRDLLPLIRRIKVTRNARVRMWGSEDVLKGTEFADSIIFQPLETLLGIQSKNVAVYIDFENIAISLNEQGYMVNLDHIIQRFVAQASQHGQIVKMAAYAPWGQRGTLPPLVDSAGREIADDAPSRMMLANIDPVFNLPGKNSADIRIARDVITAAAQPDSADIYIVASGDRDFNEVLNALIQRGKQVVIWGVRGSTSRVLENHPGVTVEYVEDFTELATHQSLSTSSLASDPAEPFVPSQWSSVVMQFDRLAQRLGKESLELSALAQQLVNAGVVLNNDRAQDLISQASSMGVLQNAGRNNLTLNASHPIVEKTRVIYDSIQRRVANTLKVRGWEYVNYGFLLKGLEMEPEINRPGMNENDQWRSHWIDSLVREQILKRELVPHRHNPDDLVPVIRLPDEFEDEIIAPLNHMNGEIIDAIDWTGTSIAQLADFDADAAAMTVRIIVSVQQFTSFRNFIWCPLGSLHKRLRAYDTGMAFQRAVEYLEANNIVAVDEYANPQSNYNTKGISINMEAAYTQAVLNERDDFIRVLLALYEANQPITRQTIEAQSDGNFDYELWLSIMETENVLNVLPGRAGQYSLFRTHHTVKIVAGDSVE from the coding sequence ATGGCAGCTTATTTGATTGTAGATGTCGATAATTTGCTGCAGCGCTTCCGTCTCAGCGGGATGTCCGTTGATTTACAAGAACTTGCAGTAGGGTTACGAGGAGCCGCTGCGCTTGCGGCGGGCCTGGTAAGTGCTGATCGACTCAAAGCAATTGCAGTCGCCAACTGGGACAATCACAAGACAACAAGCAGCGGTGTGGATCCTCAGCTCATCTTCAGAGTGGCTGGGTATGACGTGTTTGATGTTAAGTTGCGCGAGAGCCTCGCGGATGTGCTTATCATCCACTACTTTTCCTATGATCCTGAGCCGATCGATGAATTAATCCTCGCAACGACGAGCCGTGATCTGCTGCCGTTAATCCGGCGCATCAAGGTGACGCGTAATGCACGCGTCCGTATGTGGGGGTCAGAGGATGTGCTTAAGGGCACAGAATTTGCTGATTCGATTATCTTCCAGCCGTTGGAGACGCTCCTTGGCATTCAGTCCAAGAATGTGGCCGTTTACATCGACTTTGAGAACATCGCGATCAGCCTGAATGAGCAGGGGTATATGGTCAACCTGGACCATATTATTCAGCGTTTTGTTGCTCAGGCTAGCCAGCACGGGCAGATCGTCAAGATGGCGGCTTATGCGCCCTGGGGCCAACGTGGTACGCTGCCGCCTTTGGTAGATAGCGCAGGCCGAGAAATCGCTGATGATGCGCCTTCTCGTATGATGCTGGCGAACATCGACCCGGTGTTTAATCTCCCCGGTAAAAATAGCGCGGATATACGCATCGCCCGTGACGTGATTACTGCTGCGGCTCAGCCAGATTCTGCCGATATTTATATTGTGGCAAGTGGCGACCGTGACTTCAATGAAGTTTTGAACGCGCTCATCCAGCGTGGTAAGCAGGTCGTCATCTGGGGTGTACGCGGCAGCACCAGCCGCGTTCTGGAGAATCACCCTGGCGTGACGGTGGAGTATGTTGAGGACTTCACCGAGTTAGCGACGCACCAATCCCTGAGTACAAGCTCATTAGCCAGCGACCCGGCAGAGCCTTTTGTGCCTTCGCAGTGGTCGAGCGTGGTCATGCAGTTTGATCGCCTTGCGCAGCGTCTGGGCAAAGAATCCCTTGAACTATCTGCACTGGCGCAGCAGCTCGTCAATGCAGGCGTAGTGCTGAACAATGACCGTGCCCAGGACTTAATCTCGCAAGCGAGCTCTATGGGCGTGTTGCAGAACGCCGGGCGTAATAACCTGACGCTCAATGCAAGCCACCCCATCGTTGAAAAGACGCGCGTGATCTATGATTCGATTCAGCGGCGTGTCGCCAACACCTTGAAGGTGCGTGGTTGGGAATATGTCAATTATGGCTTCTTGCTCAAGGGCCTTGAGATGGAGCCAGAAATAAATCGCCCTGGTATGAATGAGAATGATCAGTGGCGTTCCCATTGGATTGATAGCCTCGTCCGCGAGCAGATCCTCAAGCGTGAATTGGTGCCTCATCGCCATAACCCGGATGATCTGGTGCCTGTGATCCGCCTGCCGGATGAGTTTGAAGATGAAATTATCGCCCCGTTGAACCATATGAATGGGGAAATCATCGACGCCATTGATTGGACAGGAACTTCAATTGCCCAATTGGCGGATTTTGATGCTGACGCAGCAGCAATGACCGTTCGCATCATCGTGAGCGTGCAGCAATTTACGAGCTTCCGCAACTTCATATGGTGCCCGCTTGGTAGTTTGCACAAGCGCCTGCGTGCCTACGATACAGGCATGGCTTTCCAACGCGCCGTAGAGTACCTTGAAGCGAACAATATCGTCGCTGTGGATGAATATGCCAATCCCCAGAGTAATTACAATACCAAGGGTATCTCGATCAATATGGAGGCCGCTTATACACAGGCTGTCCTGAACGAGCGAGATGATTTTATCCGCGTGCTGCTGGCCCTTTATGAGGCGAACCAGCCAATCACACGCCAGACGATTGAAGCGCAGAGCGACGGTAATTTTGATTACGAACTGTGGCTCTCCATTATGGAAACTGAGAATGTTCTCAATGTGCTGCCGGGCCGAGCTGGACAGTATAGCCTGTTCCGTACGCACCACACTGTTAAAATCGTTGCCGGGGATAGTGTCGAATAA
- the rpsO gene encoding 30S ribosomal protein S15: MPLTTEEKQEIIKEFGRFEGDTGSPQVQVALLTRRIIQLTDHLRIHSHDEHSRRGLLKLVGQRRRHLKYIAKKDPSEYRELIQRLGLRR; encoded by the coding sequence ATGCCCCTGACGACAGAAGAAAAACAAGAAATCATCAAGGAATTCGGTCGCTTTGAAGGCGATACGGGTTCACCGCAAGTGCAGGTTGCTCTGCTCACACGTCGCATCATCCAACTGACCGATCACCTGCGCATCCACTCTCATGATGAGCACTCACGCCGTGGTTTGTTGAAGTTGGTTGGGCAGCGCCGCCGCCATCTCAAGTATATCGCTAAGAAAGATCCTAGCGAATACCGCGAACTCATTCAGCGTCTTGGTCTGCGTCGCTAA
- the proS gene encoding proline--tRNA ligase: MSKQGVTPQSENFSDWYNEIVYRADLAARSPVRGCLIIKPYGYEIWEAIHNSLDRRFKETGHQNAYFPLFIPESYLKREAEHVEGFSPELAVVTVAGGKELEEPLVVRPTSETVIGEAFSEWIQSYRDLPLLINQWANVVRWELRTRPFLRTSEFLWQEGHTAHATHEEAEAETLQMLDVYADFAINEAAIPVIKGLKSNIERFAGALRTYTIEGMMRDTRALQSGTSHNLGQNFAKAFDIKYLDEQNEQQYCWTTSWGMSTRMIGAIIMTHGDDQGLRLPPKVAPYQVVAIPIFRKEEEEAPVMEKLMNIVKDLRAAGIRVHVDDRNQSPGFKFNDWEMRGVPVRLEIGPKDVEKGNAVLVRRDVAGRDAKQFVSQDGIVKTVQDLLDDVQASLLADATAFRDANIHDVSSYDEFRQVIDGGGWARGWWAGSDDNERQIKEDTGATLRCIPLEQPGGTGTCFYSDEVAQSVALFAKAY; encoded by the coding sequence ATGTCCAAACAGGGTGTGACACCCCAAAGCGAGAACTTTAGCGATTGGTATAATGAAATTGTCTACCGCGCTGATCTAGCGGCTCGGTCGCCTGTGCGCGGTTGCCTGATTATTAAACCGTATGGGTATGAAATCTGGGAAGCGATCCATAATAGCCTGGACCGTCGTTTTAAAGAGACGGGGCACCAGAATGCCTACTTCCCCTTGTTTATCCCGGAAAGCTACCTGAAGCGCGAAGCTGAGCATGTCGAAGGCTTTAGCCCTGAGCTGGCTGTTGTGACAGTGGCTGGTGGCAAAGAACTTGAAGAGCCGCTGGTTGTGCGCCCAACATCGGAGACGGTAATTGGTGAGGCCTTTAGTGAGTGGATTCAGTCTTATCGTGATTTGCCGCTGCTGATTAATCAGTGGGCGAATGTGGTGCGCTGGGAGCTGCGTACGCGTCCTTTCCTGAGAACATCTGAGTTCTTGTGGCAGGAAGGGCATACAGCCCATGCCACCCACGAAGAGGCCGAAGCGGAAACGCTGCAAATGCTCGATGTCTATGCTGATTTTGCGATCAACGAGGCAGCGATCCCAGTGATTAAAGGGCTTAAGAGCAATATTGAGCGTTTTGCCGGGGCACTGCGCACGTACACGATTGAAGGCATGATGCGTGATACGCGGGCGCTGCAATCCGGTACGAGCCATAACCTGGGGCAGAACTTTGCCAAAGCGTTCGATATCAAATATCTGGATGAGCAGAATGAACAGCAATATTGCTGGACGACATCCTGGGGTATGAGCACGCGCATGATCGGGGCTATCATCATGACACACGGCGATGACCAGGGCCTGCGCCTGCCACCAAAGGTTGCGCCTTACCAGGTCGTGGCAATCCCGATCTTCCGTAAGGAAGAAGAAGAGGCCCCCGTCATGGAAAAGCTCATGAATATCGTGAAAGACCTGCGTGCTGCGGGTATCCGCGTGCATGTCGATGACCGCAACCAGAGCCCCGGCTTCAAGTTCAATGACTGGGAGATGCGCGGTGTGCCTGTTCGCCTTGAAATCGGCCCCAAGGATGTGGAGAAGGGCAATGCGGTACTGGTCCGGCGTGATGTTGCTGGTCGTGATGCGAAGCAGTTCGTCAGCCAGGATGGCATCGTCAAAACAGTGCAGGATTTGCTGGATGATGTCCAGGCGAGTTTGCTTGCGGATGCCACTGCATTCCGCGATGCCAATATCCATGATGTGAGTTCTTACGATGAATTCCGTCAGGTGATCGATGGTGGCGGTTGGGCTCGTGGCTGGTGGGCTGGCAGTGATGACAATGAACGTCAGATCAAAGAAGATACGGGTGCGACGTTACGCTGCATCCCGCTGGAACAACCCGGTGGGACAGGTACCTGTTTCTACAGTGACGAAGTGGCACAGAGCGTGGCGCTTTTCGCTAAAGCCTATTAG
- a CDS encoding MFS transporter: MLATLRQRNFALLWLAGLISLTGNWMLSVALPVAVYEMTGSALAVGGMLLASTLPGILFSSFAGIYVDRWERRRTIVVINLLLAVSILPLLLVRSPEWLWLVYVVSFVQSALGKFFTPAENAMLPLLSDQKLLVSANALNALNNNLARLIGPALGGLVAPLLGLNGVVFIDVVTYVGAAILTAFINVTSHPGKRDLDAALASRSLLKEWVDGIQLIWRKPNMRILFLLNIPPAIGESVMYVLLVPFVTVVLQQESFHVGGLMSAQALGGLTGGMLIGWLSLRMKTSRLLGYSALAFGFVDLALFNYSQFFSGVALAYVLIFLAGPLVVMVGASFHTLIQTEVADSHRGRVYSTITLTRSSFVLVGIALTGLADEALGIVPVINVQAYAYMLVGIGALLLLRERAMNHAPIPAENVG; encoded by the coding sequence ATGTTAGCCACCCTTCGCCAACGTAATTTTGCCCTTTTGTGGTTGGCAGGCTTGATCTCCTTAACGGGCAACTGGATGCTCAGTGTGGCGTTGCCCGTTGCCGTTTATGAGATGACGGGCTCTGCGTTAGCGGTTGGTGGCATGCTGCTGGCGAGTACGCTGCCCGGTATTTTATTTAGTTCCTTCGCGGGTATTTATGTGGACCGCTGGGAACGGCGACGCACCATTGTCGTGATTAATTTGCTGTTGGCGGTCTCTATTTTGCCCCTCTTGCTGGTACGGTCGCCAGAGTGGTTGTGGCTGGTCTATGTCGTGAGCTTCGTTCAATCGGCCCTGGGTAAGTTCTTTACCCCTGCAGAAAATGCCATGCTGCCCTTACTTTCTGATCAGAAGTTACTTGTCTCCGCTAATGCGCTGAATGCGCTGAATAACAATCTGGCCCGGTTGATAGGTCCCGCCCTGGGTGGGTTGGTTGCGCCGCTGTTGGGCTTGAATGGCGTGGTCTTTATTGATGTGGTCACCTATGTTGGTGCGGCGATCCTGACGGCGTTCATCAACGTGACGTCTCACCCCGGTAAGCGTGATCTGGATGCGGCGTTGGCTTCCAGGAGCCTGCTGAAAGAGTGGGTTGATGGTATTCAGTTGATCTGGCGTAAACCTAATATGCGTATTCTCTTTTTGTTGAATATCCCCCCGGCCATCGGCGAAAGCGTGATGTATGTGCTCCTGGTGCCTTTTGTGACGGTGGTTTTGCAGCAAGAGAGCTTCCATGTAGGTGGTTTGATGTCTGCCCAGGCGTTGGGCGGCCTGACGGGTGGCATGCTCATTGGTTGGCTCTCGCTGCGGATGAAGACGTCGCGGTTATTGGGCTACAGCGCGCTTGCATTTGGCTTTGTGGACTTGGCGTTGTTTAACTACTCGCAATTTTTCTCAGGCGTGGCGCTGGCCTATGTTCTGATCTTCCTGGCAGGCCCGCTCGTCGTGATGGTTGGGGCTAGCTTCCATACGTTGATTCAGACAGAGGTTGCTGATAGCCATCGTGGGCGCGTATACAGTACCATCACCCTGACGCGATCATCGTTTGTTCTGGTCGGCATTGCTTTAACAGGGTTGGCTGATGAAGCTCTGGGCATCGTTCCCGTGATTAATGTGCAAGCCTATGCCTATATGCTCGTGGGCATTGGCGCTCTGCTGCTGCTGCGAGAGCGAGCAATGAACCACGCCCCTATACCTGCAGAAAATGTAGGTTAG
- a CDS encoding AI-2E family transporter has translation MSVPPSTSPHYDELPTQSPQWGPRTKRLMFVILLVTIVVLGYFMVEILPLVIVAALLAFLLTPLTTFIQRRVLVIPPFRHSRGLAAVMSFVVAIFLITVVLLVIIPTTGEQVEDFVNTIPDMLADVEDTLEEVLSQPLMFRGEPILLEGEPIVPLDRIAEATGATNLNDVIRLSDIDLTQAAGTFFGSVSTLTGPAFSFVGGAFNTVINLTFLLMMTFYLLKDGGAFVEGFVNLAPDGYESDVRRIFTELGIVWNGYIRGQALLCIVMGVVVYIAAMLLGVPNAPILGLLSGILEFIPNLGPLLALVPAAFLGLVSESQTLPFLSGVPFAIVIIVVWTMLQNIEAVFLVPRIMGDSLHLHPFVVIIGVLGGAALAGALGVILAAPFIASGRVIGRYIYGKLTGRSPFLENPPDEGQEPTMPRFLVRWYRYLRLKLYEARTERSPV, from the coding sequence GTGTCCGTACCTCCATCGACATCACCACATTACGATGAATTACCTACACAATCGCCACAATGGGGACCACGTACAAAACGCCTGATGTTCGTGATTTTGTTGGTCACGATTGTGGTACTGGGTTACTTTATGGTTGAAATTCTGCCACTTGTGATTGTGGCAGCCTTGCTGGCGTTTTTACTCACGCCGCTAACGACGTTTATTCAGCGACGTGTGCTTGTTATCCCACCATTCCGGCATAGCCGGGGCCTGGCCGCAGTCATGTCCTTTGTGGTGGCGATCTTCCTCATTACAGTGGTACTGCTCGTTATCATCCCCACCACAGGCGAGCAAGTTGAAGATTTCGTCAATACCATCCCGGATATGCTGGCTGATGTTGAAGACACGCTGGAAGAAGTCCTCAGCCAACCGCTGATGTTCCGTGGTGAGCCTATCTTGTTAGAAGGTGAACCTATTGTGCCGCTGGACCGCATCGCTGAAGCGACAGGGGCCACGAATCTTAATGATGTCATTCGTCTGTCGGATATTGACCTGACACAGGCCGCCGGGACGTTCTTCGGCTCTGTCAGCACATTGACAGGACCCGCTTTTAGCTTCGTGGGTGGGGCCTTTAACACGGTCATTAACCTGACGTTTTTGCTCATGATGACCTTCTATCTTTTGAAAGATGGGGGCGCTTTTGTCGAGGGCTTTGTCAACTTAGCGCCGGATGGCTATGAAAGCGATGTGCGGCGTATCTTCACGGAATTAGGCATTGTCTGGAATGGTTATATTCGCGGGCAGGCGCTGCTCTGTATCGTGATGGGTGTTGTCGTCTATATTGCTGCCATGCTGCTTGGCGTGCCTAATGCGCCTATACTGGGGTTGCTTTCCGGTATTCTTGAATTTATCCCGAATCTTGGCCCCCTCCTGGCATTAGTCCCGGCAGCTTTCTTAGGCCTCGTTTCTGAGTCTCAGACGCTGCCGTTCCTTTCTGGCGTGCCTTTTGCGATTGTGATTATTGTCGTCTGGACGATGCTGCAAAATATTGAAGCGGTATTTCTGGTACCCCGTATTATGGGCGATAGCCTGCATCTGCATCCCTTTGTCGTCATCATTGGCGTGTTAGGTGGGGCGGCCCTGGCGGGGGCGTTGGGCGTTATCCTGGCCGCGCCTTTTATTGCCAGCGGGCGCGTCATTGGCAGATACATCTACGGCAAGCTCACCGGGCGAAGTCCCTTCTTAGAAAATCCACCTGATGAGGGCCAGGAGCCGACAATGCCGCGCTTCCTGGTTCGCTGGTACCGGTATTTACGCCTCAAGCTGTATGAAGCACGGACGGAGCGTTCACCTGTCTAG
- a CDS encoding polyribonucleotide nucleotidyltransferase, with protein sequence MVIQISEPKTFVGTMGGEEVTIETGRLAQQAGGSVTVRVGDTMIFCTATMSKSIREGLDFFPLSVDYEEKLYAAGRIPGSFMRREGRPSDRAILISRVIDRTLRPLFPKNMLNEVQIILTSLSTDQEHQIDMLGIIAASTALMISDVPWDGPVAGVRIGLIDDELVVNPLVSQMENSKLDLRVSGTSNAINMVECNADEVDEETMIRALTLAQEAIQPIIALQEKIREAVGKEKSDYVTQPHDDELEAEIRAAYSDRIAALIREHSERHARKEAMDALEEEVLASYVIRNESLPEEGQVSLKFVAKAVDTVFAEQVRSRTVNEGIRADGRDLTTIRPLSAAVDIVPRVHGTGLFQRGETQVLTVATLGTPRDSQLIDDLTLEDSKRYLHHYNFPPYSTGETRPLRGPKRREIGHGALAENALLPMIPDEKEFPYTIRLVSEVMSSNGSTSMASVCGSTLALMDAGVPIKRPVGGIAMGLIKEEDKVAVLTDIQGLEDHIGDMDFKVAGTEVGITALQMDIKISGVTEDVMRQALSQARDARMQILGVMRQAIEAPREDLKESAPRMISLKIDPEKIGAVIGPGGKTVRSIQDTLNVKIDIQEDGTVFVAGDDGPTVYKARDRIQGLVEEAKVGAVYTGKITRLEDYGVFVEFLPGKEGLVHVSQLADYRVESVRDEFNMDDEIMVMVTDVDPTGRVRLSRQAVLEGWTVEEARERDSGGRGGRRSSGGGGGGDRRGGGGGNRGGDRRGGGGGGGNRGRRD encoded by the coding sequence ATGGTAATACAAATATCCGAACCTAAGACGTTCGTCGGGACGATGGGGGGCGAAGAAGTCACCATCGAGACGGGGCGTCTGGCACAGCAAGCAGGCGGTAGTGTCACCGTCCGCGTTGGCGATACGATGATTTTCTGCACCGCTACAATGAGCAAGAGCATCCGCGAAGGGCTCGATTTCTTCCCCCTCTCGGTCGACTATGAAGAAAAATTATATGCTGCTGGTCGTATCCCAGGCAGCTTCATGCGCCGCGAAGGCCGCCCGTCAGATCGCGCGATCCTGATCTCCCGCGTTATCGACCGCACACTGCGCCCCTTGTTCCCCAAGAACATGCTGAACGAGGTCCAGATCATCCTGACATCGCTTTCCACAGATCAGGAACATCAGATTGATATGCTCGGCATCATTGCAGCCAGCACGGCGCTGATGATCTCCGACGTGCCCTGGGATGGTCCGGTCGCTGGTGTGCGCATTGGCTTGATCGACGATGAGCTGGTGGTCAACCCGCTGGTGAGCCAGATGGAAAACAGCAAGCTGGACTTGCGTGTATCCGGTACATCCAATGCGATCAACATGGTGGAATGTAACGCGGATGAAGTCGACGAAGAGACGATGATCCGTGCGCTGACCCTGGCTCAGGAAGCGATTCAGCCGATTATCGCCCTTCAGGAGAAAATCCGCGAAGCCGTCGGCAAGGAAAAATCCGACTATGTGACGCAACCCCATGATGATGAGTTGGAAGCGGAAATTCGCGCTGCTTACAGCGACCGTATCGCCGCCCTCATCCGTGAACATAGCGAGCGTCACGCACGTAAAGAAGCGATGGATGCCCTCGAAGAAGAGGTGCTGGCGTCTTACGTCATTCGCAATGAAAGCCTGCCGGAAGAAGGCCAGGTCAGCCTGAAGTTTGTTGCCAAGGCTGTTGATACTGTCTTTGCGGAACAGGTCCGCAGTCGCACAGTCAATGAAGGCATTCGTGCTGATGGCCGCGACCTGACGACGATCCGCCCGCTTTCGGCCGCTGTCGATATTGTGCCACGCGTCCATGGTACGGGCTTGTTCCAACGTGGCGAAACGCAGGTTCTGACGGTTGCAACGCTCGGTACGCCGCGCGATTCGCAGCTCATTGACGACCTGACGCTGGAAGATAGCAAGCGCTACCTGCATCATTACAACTTCCCGCCATACAGCACGGGCGAAACGCGCCCGCTGCGTGGCCCCAAACGCCGTGAAATTGGTCATGGTGCCCTGGCTGAAAATGCGCTGCTGCCGATGATCCCGGATGAAAAAGAATTCCCTTACACAATCCGCCTTGTGAGCGAAGTCATGAGCTCCAACGGCAGTACTTCCATGGCGAGTGTGTGCGGTAGCACCCTGGCCCTAATGGATGCTGGTGTCCCGATCAAGCGCCCGGTTGGCGGTATCGCGATGGGTCTCATCAAGGAAGAAGACAAGGTCGCTGTGCTGACGGATATCCAGGGCTTGGAAGATCATATCGGTGATATGGACTTCAAAGTGGCTGGTACCGAAGTTGGTATCACCGCTCTGCAGATGGACATCAAAATCTCTGGCGTGACGGAAGATGTCATGCGTCAGGCTCTCTCACAGGCACGGGATGCACGTATGCAAATCCTGGGCGTCATGCGACAGGCGATTGAAGCCCCGCGCGAAGACCTCAAGGAAAGCGCACCGCGTATGATCAGCCTCAAGATTGATCCTGAGAAAATCGGTGCTGTGATTGGCCCCGGCGGCAAAACAGTCCGCAGTATTCAGGATACGCTCAACGTCAAGATTGACATCCAGGAAGACGGTACCGTCTTTGTGGCGGGTGATGATGGCCCAACTGTTTACAAGGCGCGTGATCGCATCCAGGGCCTTGTCGAAGAAGCCAAGGTCGGCGCTGTATACACCGGCAAAATCACACGTCTGGAAGACTACGGTGTCTTTGTTGAATTCTTGCCCGGTAAAGAAGGCCTCGTTCACGTTAGCCAGCTTGCTGATTACCGTGTTGAATCGGTACGAGATGAGTTCAACATGGACGATGAGATCATGGTTATGGTCACGGATGTGGACCCGACAGGTCGCGTTCGTCTGAGCCGTCAGGCCGTCCTCGAAGGCTGGACTGTTGAAGAAGCCCGCGAACGCGATAGCGGTGGCCGTGGTGGTCGTCGCAGTAGCGGTGGCGGCGGTGGTGGTGATCGCCGTGGTGGTGGCGGTGGTAATCGTGGTGGTGATCGCCGTGGCGGTGGTGGTGGCGGCGGTAATCGCGGACGCCGCGACTAA
- a CDS encoding nucleotide pyrophosphohydrolase, giving the protein MDIKTLEEAMHKFVASKGWYEADSKRPQTPRNLAISLVLEASEVLEHFQWGEQSSDPEELASELADVMLYLLQIASISDIDLAEAVMTKLDKNYHRTWDKD; this is encoded by the coding sequence ATGGATATTAAAACGCTTGAAGAAGCTATGCATAAATTCGTCGCTAGCAAGGGCTGGTACGAAGCGGATTCCAAACGCCCGCAGACGCCTCGCAATCTGGCGATTTCCCTCGTCCTGGAAGCATCCGAAGTGCTGGAGCACTTCCAATGGGGGGAGCAATCCAGCGACCCGGAAGAATTAGCCTCAGAATTAGCGGATGTCATGCTGTATTTGCTGCAAATCGCCAGCATCAGCGATATTGACCTGGCAGAGGCTGTTATGACCAAGCTTGATAAAAATTATCATCGCACCTGGGACAAAGACTAA